Within the Gracilinema caldarium DSM 7334 genome, the region TCCCCTTTCTACTTGTCTGAATAACATCTCGAGGGGATCGGCATAGACAGGATGATCCTCAAAAAAATATATAAATGGGGCTGTATCCATAAAAATAATGGAATATGAATCTAAGTTTATTGCCATTCATCACGCTCGGCTTTGATATATTCAGTTGTTTTATCATGTTGCCAGATACTTTTACCAAGTCCGCGGGCTTGAGAGAAAAGCAGTTCCCCCCTATTATCTGAATCATCCGGACTAGTAGTACATTTTACTAGTTTGGCAACCATCTTCCCTGATCGCTCAATGGTGATTTCCTCATTATTCAATAGAACGCGGGAAAGAAGTTCTCCAAATTTCATGCGGGCTTCCATGGCTGTGACCTTCATACGCCTTCCATCATAATCATAATAATTATACTAATCATAACAATCTGAGTCAACAAATAGCCCCCTCCTGCCCATTCATATAGACGTACAAATTGCAGGCGGGCTATACATAACCCTATGTCTAAAACAATACAAAAACAAACCAGCCTGCGCCGGGCCCTCCATTATGTGCAGGATTCCCGCCGGCTCTTTGCCTTAGGTCTTTTTGCCATCATCGTACTCACCGCAGGGAACCTGGCGGGTCCCCTCATCCTCCGGTCCATTATTGATGAGGCAATACCCAAGGGAGACCTGTGGGGGCTCATGTTCCGGGCCGCACTTTATCTTATGATACTTCTTTTTATGGGAATCTTAAGCTATGTGGGCATGATCACCATTGCCCGGATGGGACTCGAAGTCGTGAGCCGCATCAAGTATGATGTATTTTCTCACCTCCTTACCCTTCCTGTATCCTATTTCGATGCCCACCCTGTGGGGGAGCTCATCTCCCGCACTGAAAACGACTGCGAACGGGTGCGGGAACTCTTTTCACAGATTGCGGTTACCATCATCGTCAATAGCCTCTTTTTTCTTGGCATGCTGGCGGTCTGTCTGTACCTGGAACCCAAGGTAACCCTCTATCTTGCCATAGCAACACCGGTAGTTCTCATGCTGGTAATCCTGGTTTTTGACAAACTCAGATATTTTTATGACCTGCACCGCCAGTACCAGGCACAAATTCTTGCCCACATTACAGAGTTTATCCAGGGCTGGGATATATTGCGGGTTTTTAACCGGAAAGACTGGGCAATCAGCAGGGTTGATGAATGCTCACGACAGCGGCGGGACGTGGATGTAAAAACCAGCATGCTCCAGTATGGGATTATGGGTGCCCTGAACTTTTCACTGGGCCCCCTTTTTATGGTCCTGATTATCATCTTTTTTGTTCCCCAGGTCGTACAGGGAGCCCTGACCATGGGAACCCTCCTGGTGTTTTTTGAATACAGCCGCCGTATCTTTGAGCCCATCTTGGCCATCGCGGAAAACATCCGGGGTATTCATCAAGCCCGGGTCTCGCTGGACAGGATCTTTACCATTCTCGACCTGGAACCGGAAATTACGATACCCCATCAAAGAACGGAAGGGCCAATTACCTTTGAGCATGAAATCGAATCCCGCCATGTATGGTTTGCCTACAAAGGGGAAGACTGGGTGCTCAAGGATGTATCCTTTACAGTACACCGGGGAGAATCCCTGGCAGTAGTGGGAGCCTCCGGTTCAGGAAAGAGCACCACCATAGGACTGCTCTGCGGCTTTTACCGGCCCCAGCGAGGAGAAATATTGATTGATGGGCAGAACCTGGCAACTTTGGATCTGTCCCGATGGCGGCGGAACATAGGCCTTGTTCTGCAGGACGTGTATCTCTTTCCCGGTTCTGTGCTGGAAAATATACGGTTCTATGATGATGCTAGGGGAGGCAACATTTCTGCCGGTGAAAAGCAGCTGCTTTCCTTTGCCCGGGCCCTTGCCTTTAACCCGCAACTCGTTATTCTCGACGAAGCAACCGCCAGTGTAGATATCCAGACCGAACGGAAAATTCATGAAAGCATGAAGGTCCTCTTTGCAGGGAGAACCGCAGTCGTGGTTGCACACCGGCTTTCATCAATCTAAAATGCAGACTGTATTCTCTTCTTTAAGGATGGTCAGATTGCCCAACGGGGACGGCATGAAGAACTTCTGGCCCACTTCCCGCCCTACGCAGAACTGGTCCGGCTCCAGTTCCCGAACCTTGATGTGCTTAACGGAGGAGACCGCCCATGACCTCTCAAACCGGTAGAGCCCATACTCATGACGCCCTGCGACACCTCCGCTGGATCTGGCATATCTGGCGGGAACGGAAAGCCCTCATAGGGCTCCTCTTTTTTTTAACACTCCTCTCCAGCCTCGTCGCGGTCAGCTACCCCTACCTGACGAAACTGCTTATCGATATGCTCCAGCAGCTCATCGAATCCCAGCCAAGTTTGACCCAGGTACAAAAAGAGACCTGGAGAATTGCGGGGCTTTTTATCGTTGTCGGGCTTACCGGACTAATGGCTTCCCTCTTTCCGGGAATCCGCGGGGCGGTGAATGTCATTTTCGAGCATCTCATCAGGATGAAGTACTTTAATATCGTTCTGCAAAAGGATTACTGATTTTTCGCCAGCTTCCGTTCAGGGGACATTGTAACCCGGCTCACCGATGACATCTACGATTTCCCCAAACTCGGCTGGTTCCTCTGTTCGGGCATTTTCCGGGCGGTAGAATCAATCAGCAAGGTCATATTCTGCCTGGCCGCTATGTTCCTCATTAACGGCAAACTGACCCTGCTTTACCTCATATCGCTCCCCTTCACCATTTTGGTGTTTTATTTGGTATAGGACCGGATCTACGATACCTTTCGGCGCAATCAGGACGCCATTTCAGAGATCAATTCCCAATGTGTTTTTAGTATCCCGGCCGGGGAACACCAGCTTTGTCAGACCTGAGTTTTTCAGTACAGCGGGGTGAGCGGCTTGCCATTCTGGGATCGGTTAGGTCCGGGAAATCGACCCTGCTAAAATTGATGGCAGGACTCCTCCCTTCAGAAAAAGGTTCTATCTATATTAACGGGAAACCCCTCTCCAGCTATGCACCGTAGACACTATCAACCCTTATTGCCTATGTGCCCCAGGAAGCCCTGCTCTTTTCAGGGACCATCAGGGAAAATGTAGCCTTTGGAAGCCCCGGCATAGGTGCTGAGATCTCCCAGGAAGCCTTTGAAGAGGCGATTGCCATCGCTCAGATGAAACGGGAAATCGAAGCCTTCGCCCTCAAAGACCAGACCCTCCTGGGCCAGCGGGGTGTAAGCCTCTCCGGGGGTCAGAAACAACGGCTTGCCATCGCCAGTGCCCTGGCCCAAAAAGCCCAGATACTCCTTCTCGATGACATTACCGCCAGTCTCGATGCAGCCAATGAAGACTTCCTCTGGCAGGCTCTCACCGAAAGATACCATGATATGACCTGTCTTGTTGTCTCCCATCGCCTGTCTACCCTGCAATATGTTGATCGGATTCTCTTCCTTTCCCAGGGTCATATACATGCTCTCGGGCGTTATGATGAGCTCATTGACACAAACCCCGATTATCGGACCTTTATGCAGGAACACATGAAAGCTAAAATGTAGTATACTATATAAAACAACGCTGAAAAATTGCCAGGGTTATAGGAATACAAGTGAAGAACTCAGGAGGTTCCACATGGCGCAGGGTATTATTGTCTATGTAACCAGGACAGGAAATTGCAGAAAACTTGCAGAACTGGCCGCAAAAGAAACCGGTTTTCCTGTTCATGAGGTCCAAGACCTGGTCAACCGAAAAGGTCTCTGGGGATGGCTGAAAGCAGGTTTTCAAGCCTCGACAGGGACTGCCTCGCCCATCAAAGAGGCGGAGCTTAACCTGGCAGAACCGGATACCATTATCCTCGTGTATCCCGTATGGGCTTCCTCGGTCTGCCCACCCATCCGCACCTGGCTTAGAAAGCATACAAAGGAAATTCAAAATAAAAAAATTGGCCTTATCACCAGCAATCTCGGCAGTCCCGGCGAACGGGTCCGTGCATCCTTTGAGCGGGAGTTTTACCCCTTAAAAGCCTTTACGGTTATTCAGGAACGGGAAACTGAAACAGAGCGC harbors:
- a CDS encoding type II toxin-antitoxin system Phd/YefM family antitoxin, translating into MKVTAMEARMKFGELLSRVLLNNEEITIERSGKMVAKLVKCTTSPDDSDNRGELLFSQARGLGKSIWQHDKTTEYIKAERDEWQ
- a CDS encoding ABC transporter ATP-binding protein, whose product is MSKTIQKQTSLRRALHYVQDSRRLFALGLFAIIVLTAGNLAGPLILRSIIDEAIPKGDLWGLMFRAALYLMILLFMGILSYVGMITIARMGLEVVSRIKYDVFSHLLTLPVSYFDAHPVGELISRTENDCERVRELFSQIAVTIIVNSLFFLGMLAVCLYLEPKVTLYLAIATPVVLMLVILVFDKLRYFYDLHRQYQAQILAHITEFIQGWDILRVFNRKDWAISRVDECSRQRRDVDVKTSMLQYGIMGALNFSLGPLFMVLIIIFFVPQVVQGALTMGTLLVFFEYSRRIFEPILAIAENIRGIHQARVSLDRIFTILDLEPEITIPHQRTEGPITFEHEIESRHVWFAYKGEDWVLKDVSFTVHRGESLAVVGASGSGKSTTIGLLCGFYRPQRGEILIDGQNLATLDLSRWRRNIGLVLQDVYLFPGSVLENIRFYDDARGGNISAGEKQLLSFARALAFNPQLVILDEATASVDIQTERKIHESMKVLFAGRTAVVVAHRLSSI
- a CDS encoding flavodoxin family protein; the protein is MAQGIIVYVTRTGNCRKLAELAAKETGFPVHEVQDLVNRKGLWGWLKAGFQASTGTASPIKEAELNLAEPDTIILVYPVWASSVCPPIRTWLRKHTKEIQNKKIGLITSNLGSPGERVRASFEREFYPLKAFTVIQERETETERLQKVRIFIENLLKN